The sequence NNNNNNNNNNNNNNNNNNNNNNNNNNNNNNNNNNNNNNNNNNNNNNNNNNNNNNNNNNNNNNNNNNNNNNNNNNNNNNNNNNNNNNNNNNNNNNNNNNNNNNNNNNNNNNNNNNNNNNNNNNNNNNNNNNNNNNNNNNNNNNNNNNNNNNNNNNNNNNNNNNNNNNNNNNNNNNNNNNNNNNNNNNNNNNNNNNNNNNNNNNNNNNNNNNNNNNNNNNNNNNNNNNNNNNNNNNNNNNNNNNNNNNNNNNNNNNNNNNNNNNNNNNNNNNNNNNNNNNNNNNNNNNNNNNNNNNNNNNNNNNNNNNNNNNNNNNNNNNNNNNNNNNNNNNNNNNNNNNNNNNNNNNNNNNNNNNNNNNNNNNNNNNNNNNNNNNNNNNNNNNNNNNNNNNNNNNNNNNNNNNNNNNNNNNNNNNNNNNNNNNNNNNNNNNNNNNNNNNNNNNNNNNNNNNNNNNNNNNNNNNNNNNNNNNNNNNNNNNNNNNNNNNNNNNNNNNNNNNNNNNNNNNNNNNNNNNNNNNNNNNNNNNNNNNNNNNNNNNNNNNNNNNNNNNNNNNNNNNNNNNNNNNNNNNNNNNNNNNNNNNNNNNNNNNNNNNNNNNNNNNNNNNNNNNNNNNNNNNNNNNNNNNNNNNNNNNNNNNNNNNNNNNNNNNNNNNNNNNNNNNNNNNNNNNNNNNNNNNNNNNNNNNNNNNNNNNNNNNNNNNNNNNNNNNNNNNNNNNNNNNNNNNNNNNNNNNNNNNNNNNNNNNNNNNNNNNNNNNNNNNNNNNNNNNNNNNNNNNNNNNNNNNNNNNNNNNNNNNNNNNNNNNNNNNNNNNNNNNNNNNNNNNNNNNNAATCTCACTGCGGTCTATATTCTCTGCCCTCGTAGTAATCAAGAAATGCGAGTATCTCAGTCACTCTCTGTGTATGATTTTCTGTAATCGTATGTGGCGTGGGGGTCCCTGATCCCAGACCAAATAGAAAACGTCTTGGGGATCTCGTCTTCAGTGGACTCAACTGATTCTAAATCGGGGATGGCCATGAACGTGGGTTCGTCTGTGGGCCAACCCTCTTCTAATTGGAGACTGAGATCATTTCTCACCCCATTTGGCTGCTTGATACTGGCTTGGACTACGAGTCGGTGTTACGATCCAGTATTACTAAGCATTTTGGCGAGGGGCATTGGTATGACTTTAATGTTCAAGTAGAAATTCCATCCCAGTACCACGTCGAGAATCATCCATCTTGACAATTTACGATGTCAACGAAGCCCTTCCAGTCTCCCTAACTTCACCGGAGTTCTCTTCGCTATCCCATAATTGGTAGGGCTGCGGAATTCACAGCTTTCATCTTCCCTGCATCTCTTTCCCAATTCAAAGTTCAGGCGGCGAGCTTCCGTTCAGCCATGGAGTTATGGGTAGCCCCAGAGTCAACCATAGTGGTTTTGGCCGATCTTTTGGTGACCCAAGCGTCCACATACATGAGACCTTTCTCTAGTGTCCTCCGTCGCCTTCCCATATTCTTCTGGAGTGCAGATAGGAATTTCAATGCCCCCATCCTGGGGATTCTCAATTTCTGTCGCTGGCCGGTTACCGTCTCCTCCAGTTCACCTTGACTTCGGAGGTAGAGGCAATGTGCTTGAAAAGCATTGAACGCAGTCGATTGGACATTCGCCCGCCCTGTGTGGCCCTCTACATATGAAACAAGAATAGGGGGCGATTGTAATGTTATGCTGTTGTGCGCCCCCGCAGTTGTTTCCTGACTCGGTTGGGATGATTTACGGTCCCCCCGTGTGTTCTTGTCTCCTCCCCCAGGTCTGGGGAGACTGGGAACGGCTGTTTCTGTTTCCCCCATTGGAGGAAGTGATTGTTCCTCACATCTTGTGAGTCAGTGCTAAGTCGTACAGCCGTTCAGCTGCCGCATAGGCAGAGGGGCAGATCTTGGTACTCTCTGTTCCATATAGTTTTGATTTCGCCCACGGTTTTCAGCCCTTCCAAAAGCAAAGACCTTGTCTTTTCAGACATATCTCGATGTCCAACATGAGTCCTGCAAACTGTTTTACACAGTCCCTGATGTTACCTGTTTGCTTTAGCTCTCGGAGTTTTCGTCGAGCCAAATCTCGACATTTTCAGGGAAGAACTGCGAACGAAGTTCTCTGTTCAATCTATCCAAGTATCAAATTGTGCAACGTCCTTCCTGTATGTCTGTAAATCGTGATCTCCACCACAGTTTCGCATCTTCAACTAGAATGCATCGTTGCTTATTGTGACTTTCGACTCTTCAGTCACTGTGTTCGTCGCCTTAAGTATTGCTCAAGGTCGAAGATAAAATTTTCCAGGGCTTTCGCTTCTCGCACCCACAGAAGGTTTCGTTCTGGGATTTTTATTCGGTCACTGCCATGCTTCCCCCAGGTGGGGCTTGGTTCCCTACCACtcggatggtgagattcaccctAGCACTCACATCCGCTATCTCGGCTCTGACGACATCAGGTCGATCGAAGTCTTCAGATAAATCGGTTAACCATCTGAAGTATTGCTTTTTGGGAGCTGTCCAGCTCTTCGACACGCTCCTCTAGTGGGCAACAGAGCCGCGAGGAGCTAGTCGCCTCGTTCAAAGCTGTCGGACGTACTGTCTTGGTCTCGAGGGTCTCTACCCTCATCAATCAATTCTCTGACGGGTAATCCGTCTAGGCGGCCTACCACCGCATCAATTCCATCGGCTCTCCGGCAACTTTTTGTAGCCAATCCAACTCAAGGAAACGAACATTATCTGGGACCTCTCTCAGGTAGAGCATTTGttcttccatctctaccaatCTGTCCACATGGGACTTGTTCAGGTTCTTCGTCGCCGACATGATCGCTGATCTTCCCTCTATAAgccaacctggctctgataccaactgtcacaatcgctctttcggaagcttctcttagcgattgtgcggcacttgttcccgctcacgaacaagctagccaactcgaatacggactgtCGATGGCACACtgagtgcctcttgcaacctccacccccgttttagggaaaacgggtttagagaaaaggttttcgtaagaagatttatgagtgtgaataaagaaagtatgctagaagggggttggattgggcatgcggccatgggcaacaggccctggacaagcatgaccgttacacGTAGCACCAATGTCTATCCACCATCCCTCAGAGCCACTAATCACATTTACTtaaaataattcataattaattgaaaaattattttaaaggataaaactacttaaaatattttcaagtatagcaaaatgtcattgtctatcggtgatagactATGATAGACATTTATTACTGACgctgatagatgtctattgtGGTCTATCGTTCATAGATagtgaaattttactatataaataatctaattcattttcttttatttgaaaaccGCCCTAATCAATTCTTATGGTTTTTAGAATACAGGGTTTCTAGATGAGATGGAGTGAGGACTATTGTGGTAGAAATACAATCATTTTTGTCGAACTAATACCatcaataaataacaaatgcacGTATTTTCTTATTTCTCAAAACTTTCTcgtgtataaaaaaaaaaaaaaatcatacatgaaaaaccttaatgaaaaattattctATTTGACAATTAAGATTTTTAATTGGCATAGTATTTATACAATCAATCTCGaagtcaaatattaaatttctccATTCACCATTATTGAAAAAAGAAGTTATTAACTAAGATTAAAtaaagattaattaaattaaatgatacATGTATGTGTATGTGTGTTTAAATTTAAAGTACCCTCAAAGTAAAGTAACTTAATCAAAGAGCTTAAACAAAAACTGTATTTTTTAAATAGGTAACCTAATAAAAAACTATAAACAAAagctgcattttttttttttttaatcaaattttctcaatCATTGTCGGAAGGTACatcatttcaaataaaataaataaataaagttgcATTAAAGAAGTACTTTCTCCCCAATCATTGTCATCCTACAGCAGAAGAGAAGAAAAGCCTTGGCTTGGCTTCTGTGATTCAAACTCGCagttgtgattgtgcatttgctTTCATGGAGAATATCAATGTGGAGATCATTTCAATGGACATAATCAAACCCTCATCTTCTACTCCAGATTATTGCCAACTTTCATTGATCGATCAAATGGCGCCGCCCTCTTACATGCCTGCCATTTTCTTCTATCCTCCTCAGGAATCCGAAAATCTCGCTCATCAATCGCTCAAAGCTATCCAGATTAGGGATTCTCTCTCTCGAACCCTAACTCGCTTCTATCCCTTGGCCGGAACCATGGTCGAGCGCTTCTATGTCGATTGCAACGACGCTGGAGTCTCATTTTCTGAATCCAAACTCGATTGCGAGATTTCACTTCTCTTGAACAATCCTGAAATTCGCACTTTGCACTGTTTGCTGCCGCTGGTTTTCACCTCTAATTCTGCAGATTCGAAGTTTCTACTCGCCATTCAGTTCAATCGCTTCAGTTGCGGTGGTGTAGCAGTGGCTGTTTGTGTTTCCCATAAGCTCGCCGATGGGGCTTCTGCAGCAGGATTTGTTAAAGCCTGGGCCGCTGATGCTAGAGGAGGTAGTAACTCGATTTTGGAGCCTAATTTTGATGCTGCGAAACTCTTCCCATGTAGAAAAATTCCAGGTTTTAAGCGAGGAATTGAGGCTTCAAAAGAGAAGATCTCGACTAAGAGACTTGTGTTTTCCAAATCCGACATAGACGTGTTAAAATCTCTCGCTGTCAATACCGATGGTGGCTCCGCTGCAGAACCTCCGTCGCGTGTGGTGGCTGTTTCGGCCTTCCTTTGGCTTCGGTTAATGGCATTGGCTCGAACGAGACCAGTGAAAGCAAAGGTGTTTGGAGCGCTATATCCGGTGGACTTGCGAACGAGGATGGATCCGCCATTGCCGGAAAATTCTTTTGGCAATGTCTCTTGGTTTACAATAGCAACATCCCCGGTGGAGATCAATGAAGATTTACCTCTTCTGGTGGCTAAAGTGAGGACCGCTATACAAGAAATCGACTCTGGTTTTGTGAAGAAACTAGAAGATTCAGAACACTTGTTGGATTTGATGAAGCAAGTGGACAAACAACTCTCCAGCGGAGAGATATATCTCTGGAGCTTTACAAGTTGGTGTAGATTTCCAGTTTATGAAGCTGATTTTGGATGGGGAAAGCCCACTTGGGTTTGCAGTCCGAGTAGGCCTTTTCGAAACGCAGTCGTTTTAATGGATACTTCTGATGGTGATGGTGTTGAAGCTTGGGTGAACTTGAAGGAAGAAGACATGGCCATCTTCGAAAAAGACGAAGAGCTTCTTTCATTTTGCTCAGATTAGCTTTGAATGTTATCTGGCTTCTTTCTTTCTGTGTTTCTTTTCTGTTTCTAAAATGAAATCCAAACTCAAAACCAAATCCCAAGCCATTTTTTCACACCAAACaacaaacacttcaaatttttttattcctaTCTGTTCGAGGAACAGACCAACGCCAAACACTCAACACTTGGAATTTCAAAAActtacaaaagaaagaaagagctCCATGTTTTCATCAAACTCAATCCCGAATTTGGTTATTTATGAAACAAACATGGGTGGTGACAAATGCAATAAACAAGCACAACACAGAAAGAGACAACCAACCAACAAacagttttgttttgttttgttttttttcctttcattagTTTCCTCTTTGAGAACTAATTGGACAACAAACTTATTATAGTTTTTTAGCATTTCCAGCAGGAGGCTGCAACAATGGGCTTGGATTTCCAACCAAGAACCAAACACCCTTTTTCTTCCACAATAGTATAGCCTTCATTAGACTTAAACTTCCCAATCCATTGCTTTGCCTGAGCCATTACTTTAATGGGTGAAGCTTGAAACCCTGCCCTACTCATCCTCCTCCGCCATTGGTCTACTCTCTCATGCCTCTCAACCCTCGCCATCCCCTCGCAGCTCACTATGTTCTTTATCTCCTCAGCAAAATAGAATTGCTCGATCTTTGCTCTTCTGGTGTCATATTTGGGCAACATGGCATCCAATGAATCAAATATGGCAGAATAATAGTGAAGAGCTTCCATAAATCTCCCTAAGAAAAAGGGTCCATTGTGATTTGAATCTTGCTCCACCAGAACAAGAGCCTTGGGTGAAAGGTCATAAATCATGCGAAGTACAGAGGTTAAAGCTCCTCTGCTTTCTTTAACCACACAATGCATCTGAAAAATGCTGGTGATGACCAA comes from Benincasa hispida cultivar B227 chromosome 2, ASM972705v1, whole genome shotgun sequence and encodes:
- the LOC120071003 gene encoding stemmadenine O-acetyltransferase-like; this encodes MENINVEIISMDIIKPSSSTPDYCQLSLIDQMAPPSYMPAIFFYPPQESENLAHQSLKAIQIRDSLSRTLTRFYPLAGTMVERFYVDCNDAGVSFSESKLDCEISLLLNNPEIRTLHCLLPLVFTSNSADSKFLLAIQFNRFSCGGVAVAVCVSHKLADGASAAGFVKAWAADARGGSNSILEPNFDAAKLFPCRKIPGFKRGIEASKEKISTKRLVFSKSDIDVLKSLAVNTDGGSAAEPPSRVVAVSAFLWLRLMALARTRPVKAKVFGALYPVDLRTRMDPPLPENSFGNVSWFTIATSPVEINEDLPLLVAKVRTAIQEIDSGFVKKLEDSEHLLDLMKQVDKQLSSGEIYLWSFTSWCRFPVYEADFGWGKPTWVCSPSRPFRNAVVLMDTSDGDGVEAWVNLKEEDMAIFEKDEELLSFCSD